Sequence from the Xiphophorus couchianus chromosome 23, X_couchianus-1.0, whole genome shotgun sequence genome:
ataaataaaaaaaatgtatggacttgaaataaaatgttctaaagGCTCCTTCTTTCAATAAAGTTGATAATATACCTttgacttttacaaaaatatctgaaatatataatatatgatCAATAATCAAAAACGTTCTGTTGCAATATAGGTAAACttctaaaaatgtaagcaaagcAGAACGCATCtagaaatattaaacatttattagctgaaaaaaattaaatagtaTTAAAGTGTGTTTAAGAAATGACTACAGggctaaaaaaaatgtcactatgctagaaaaagaaacaagtacCTCAGATATATAACATGTAAACCGTTTCCTCCTATTTACAGAAATACACAACCGTCTTAGAGTCTTTTGATTGACTACTAAACAgcttaaataagaaaagaaaacacaaaaaggctTTGAGTGATTTCAAGAGTTTTATTCGGTAGGTTTTAGGTTTACAACTTTAATATAATGTAATTGTACTGTACCTGCATTACTGTAACACCTTTTTATCACAAAATTGTAAATATCATCTATAACTTTTTggtgtaaaactgtaaaaaaaaaaattaatgtgtgtgataattactgttttgttttgaattcatTTACAAAGGCAGGTGTTGTAAAATGTGAGGTGTTAAACAACATCtacattaaaattatattttaaaaaaccaatAACTGATTACTGCAAACCATGTTTTTTGGATTTGTAGGCCAGAAGATGCTGAAGGCCAGGCCAGACTGGGCCTCGGGCAGCAACGTCATCCTGCCGGGGATTGCCAGGTGCAAAAAGAAACCCACATTTTGTGcgattttattatgtttctgaAGATTTGACAAATGTTAAAGTCTTGTGTCGTTATTTGTTTCAAGTCTCATTTATAAAAGTATATTTggtagaaatgtaaataaaacttgacAGTTGAGTTGCAGTTAAGATCCGTACTCCTTCTGTAATATCGTGACACGGCGCCCTGAAAGGGGGATAGATGGAACATTCTGGCAACACAGCGCGAGGTTTCAGCCGCATCACGCAGCGGGTCCTACCATAGAGTTCCGGCGTGTTGCATCTTCGGCTGAACaggtaaatgtttaaatgtgtttgtgttttgcttatTGGGCCCATTCCTAAACAGCGTTTACTCTACTAATTACGGTAACAGAATATACTctgtaaagtaaagtaaagttAGCAATTACACCGTAGCCTCAGTTAAAATGTTAGCCGTTGAAGCTAAGAACATGGCGCTGGTTGAAAGGGCCGCTATTGTTCTTGTATCCGGGTGCGGCGCGAGCGTGCTGTAGGCCacacactttttatttaaaaacaaataaaggtgTACATAATTGCATGTACACATTTGGAGTTAATAAAGTATCAGGCATTAATCGTAAGGCCTCAATTGTTCACTAAATGTGGATTGAATGTTTTCACTTAGCTACGGATTTTTTGTTGCCACAGAACTATTGCTAGTTCGAGCTGTTGGATGATTCTTTGAGAtactgttcaaatattttaatgattctTGTGTGTGGATTTTCTTTGGTTGTTTCTCGTGAGGATATTTTGCACTACATAGACTGGCCATTTATTATTTGATACATAATGAcgagtgtttaaaaaaataggcGCGAGAGGGCGCTGTTATAGATCAGTATAGTTCTCCATTCTGTAAAACGTaatatttttcagtcatattgtgttttgaagcaacatttaaacatattcGGCTATCTAAAGTAGATGGCAGTTAAATTGGCCAAGGGTATGAACACAAACAATGAAGGTTGCTTTGCATATGTGTCTTTCTattaacagaaacacacatctgCTGCAGAGTGGTCTATAAGAATGTTTTTAACatgatgttctttttctaaCAGACATGGAGATTAAACATGTtaacttgtgtttgtttttcctattAGGAATTGGGACGAGTCATGGCTGATGAGGGATATGTTGTGCGAATCAGGGGTCTACCTTGGTCTTGTTCAGTAGATGAAGTTCAGAGATTTTTCTCAGGTATGTATGTCGGAGGGAGGAACTTTACGTTTAACTTGTAAATATAACCTGTACATCATCCTATCTCTACCAAAAAACTGCTCTTCTATTGTACAGCTGCATGCTCTACATTTAAACActtttgtcaaattacaaacacaacacagtcaTGTGAAACaatattgtaaaacaaattgCAGCCACAGAATACAATAGTATCACTTCTAGACATAAATGTATCATATATGAGAATAGATGATTAGTTGAGTCAAATTAAATACACATCTTGTACTTAAAACTAGAATTCAGCACAGATATAAATATCTTGAAAGTGTCCTTGGAGCGTTTTATCACACAATGGGAAAAACACAGTAACTTTGTTGACTTAAGTGTTGTTATGACCTACCATGCAGATAGTTGTGAATGAATTTGGTACAGAGTTACTTAAACCAGAGTCTGTCCAACCTGACCCTAGGTTTATAGCGTGTAGAATTACCACATTTAGTTGTTACTGTAAGACATTTTACAGCGTGGACATAAATTCCCCATTAAACATCTTTCTAGGCTGCAAAATTCTGAACAATGGAAGTGGAATACACTTCACCTACACAAGAGAGGGCCGCCCTAGCGGAGAAGCATTTGTGGAACTGGAGACGGAAGAAGACCTGAAGATAGCCGTGAAGAAGGATAGAGAAACTATGGGTCACAGATACGTTGAGGGTGCGTACGACAGAGTCCTTCTTTTGACAgatgttgtatttttctgtgaCACTGCCttaacaaattgtttttttcatgtaaaacagTGTTTAAATCCAACAATGTTGAGATGGATTGGGTCATGAAGCACACTGGCCCAAATTGCCCAGAGACAGCAGGAGATGGGCTTGTGCGCCTCCGGGGCCTTCCCTTTGGCTGCAGCAAGGAGGaaattgtgcagtttttttcaggtaaaaatttctgtttgtttgttgtaacTCCCTTTTGGGTTAGGAATAAAAGATTATTGCCCCGTCTTCCTTTCTTTGTTCCTTTCTTTTACAGCACCAATTCTTGCTGCTTCTGTTCAAGAAGTGCTCTTTAGCTTTTAGAGTGTGTTGCGAGAACATAGAATCATAAAATGAATTAGTTTATGGTAATGAGCAAAGAAATGACACAAGGAAAAAGAAGGCAGTTGAAAGTTCGaacttaggtttttttttatttaagtatttgattatttattagGGATCTGGAGTGTGTATGTAAATACCCTTTTCATCTTCAAACCATTGTCCATATAGAGCAATCACAcatcaattatttttcttaagtcGGGTCTGATTCTACTATATTCCACTGGAGATGCACCTATTGAGGATTTGTGTCTGGTTTatattcccttttctttttttttaaaaactgattgttgttttttttttttgtttgtttttttgaggcTCCAAAAATACAAGAGccaaaatatttcttctgtGACCATCGTTGATGCATCGCACTGAGTGAGAAAAAGTTCACTGTAATACAGggttttactcatttaaaagaaagatgaacatttagagtttatattttaaattgcatttaacATCCTCTTAGTTTTTTATGTGGTGTGTATCATTCTAATGCAGGCCTTTACCTTAACTCTTGAGATTTCTAAAAGGCTGTCAGAATTTTTTAATTGTGCACGTTACATAAGAGATAAAGGTTGAAAGCTCAAagttttttgcaataaatgaaGATGTTATCAGCTCTAATCTTTTTCAATAGCCTTACCTCCTTCACCTTTTTGAAAAAGCATCAAGAGTGTGGGTAAAAATGGGCAGTTCCTTTTTTGTACCCGGCAAAGTCCAGTACAGCGAATAATACTCAGCACTCTACAATGTCTAGCTTTCTGTTGTTGTAGCCTGAGTGAACAGTCGATGTAGCTCTGTAGAAAGTAGTTCCTTTTTAAAATGGcttctctgcttcctctgcCTTCATTTTAAACACCCCACATCCACTGAAAATAGCttatttagggtttttttcctcttagAAGCTACAGTATTGAAGAGCTCAAAGAGTTAGTTTGAGTTTCCAAACAGCAAGTTTACTGAAAATTGCCCGACAAATtctcggtgcatctctactttTCACTGATAAAACCTCTCtcatattttagtttcattttgttcacatttctccCGGCTTTCGTCTCCTAAATCCGTTTTCTTAACTTGCAGTATAAGACTGTTGTATAGTATCTCACAGGTAAACCGTAATTTTACTCATGTCACCCACCAAACTCCTCTTTTCACCCACATTCCAATACTACCCTGGTTTTCCCCACACAGATCCCCCCTCTCTTTTTCATATGCTTACTCTATCCTGTCATTTCTACTTTACCCCAAGAGTATAATAAATGTGACTCCTTTAAATGGCCAGTTGAAACTGAACTGGTGTATGTGTGATGTAAAATTTTCTATCTCTCTTTAGAGAAAGTTCTCTCTGTTATTGGGCATGTGATTTAATATGTCCCCTGCTGGGGTTATCTGTCCTTGGGTTGAAGGGTTGGAAATCGTGCCAAATGGGATAACATTGCCGGTGGACATCCAGGGGAGGAGTACGGGGGAGGCCTTCGTGCAGTTTGCTTCACAGGATATAGCTGAAAAGGCTCTAAAGAAACACAAGGAAAGAATAGGGCACAGGTGGGGATGGTTGGTTGGCTGGCTGGATAAGTTGCTTTTCTTATGGTGTGCACATTCAACATCTGAACCAAATGCTAAACTGACACTACATCTAGAATATGAATAATAACTagaacacacccacacacacaaaaactgcTATACTGGATCAAACTCTGCATACATTCAAGATTTTCAGTGGGAGAATAAGTTCTAGGGGTTCattaaaaatagttgagacctTGAttggaaaatgtaacaaattttaAGATAAAGACTGCTTGAGTCCAGGTTTTCAATGGTCAGGAGTCTCCCCGGTGGTAAAATCAGAGGGAGAATACACACTTGGCTCTAGAGCCCACTGCTAGAGGCAATGTTTAGAGGTCAGCTCAGTAGGGCTGGAGTTCTCTCTGACTCTCCTAAACCAGGATGCTGGCTGTCATGGTAAAGACCAAGAGTATACTGCAGTATGCATCAGATTTCTAAATTACCTCAGATAACCATAAGAAAAGTTTAGTTACCAAGGCCCTTgttaatttggaaaatatttctttcttaaaCTCAATtaccattttattgttttgtttttttaatgaacaaatgtTAGGTACTCATAGACTTTACTACCAATGGAATACATCATAACAGCATCTGCATAGCCCAGTATTAAGCAAATGCAGTTTCATTCACTTCCCCCGTGCCTGAAGGATTTTCTCTCTATACTCTTAGGTACATTGAGATATTCAAGAGCAGCCGCGCTGAGGTGCGGACCCACTACGAACCCCAGAGGAAGCCGATGGGGATGCAGAGACCGGGTCCCTACGACCGGCCCTCAGGCGGACGCGGTTACAACATGATGGGCCGAGGAGGCTCCTATGACAGAATGCGTCGAGGTGGCTACGGAGGAGGTGGGTGCAATTAGACACAAAATTACACCTGCTACCAAATCAGTCTCATTTTGTAAAGTATCTGGCATTTACtagattttgaaattattttaaactaacATTAAGTGTAGAAAACCACCCTGcctgtcctgttttttttgttttttgttgtattgaaaaagatgaaaccaaaattgaGACGTCTTAAGGGTGTGGACTTTCTTTTTACCATGAGTGTGTGTTACTTGTATATCTCTGTGTGCCAGTGCTGCACGGTGTAACTAATGAGATTAAGCTGTAAAGTCCATGTAAGACCATGTGTTAATCCGACTGTGTTTTCAGGTGTGTCTGATGGGCGGTATGGTGATGGCAGCTCTTCCTTTCAAAGCACAACAGGTCACTGCGTCCACATGAGGGGGCTGCCATACAGAGCCACAGAGACGGACATCTACAATGTAAGAGACACCTCACCGTCTCACCTACATGCCATACTTTCTGTGAAATTTATCACGAAACTCTTCGGCACACACTTGGTTtttcttaccttttttttttagttcttctCTCCGTTGAATCCTGTGCGGGTCCACATTGAGATTGGCCCAGATGGGAGAGTAACCGGAGAGGCAGATGTAGAGTTTGCAACGCATGAAGATGCTGTTGCAGCAATGTCCAAAGATAAAGCCAACATGCGTGAGTTTGTTATGGATCACTTTAAAATAACTCAGTTTAACAAACCTCTCTTTTAAGTCTGCACAATCATAATGACTTGTTTCCCCTACAGAGCATCGCTATGTAGAGCTGTTCTTGAACTCCACAGCAGGGGGCAGTAATGGAGCCTACGGTAGTCAGATGATGGGTGGCATGAGTAAGTGTCAGGGTTAAGAAAAACCAAGATTCAGTAAAACcttattacttaaaaaatgtactttaatttatttcttttagtaaaTGAATCCATTCAAAGGTTGCCAGCTATCataacatttatcatttttaaatattgttttatagcaAAATATCTCATAATGCAGAGATGCTTGTTGAGAAAGGAACTTTTACCAAAGAGActgaaatgcagttttattttttaaatatttttatttgtaatggaTTTTAATTGGGCTATTAGATATTGAAATTACTGACTGGTTATTGATTAGACTGTGTGATTAAAATGGTTTAGCATAAGAATGGACTGAAGTGAGTAGGAGCTCACCTTCATCTATAGACACCCTTCTTCTGACAGttatttaaaacagcattaaaacCATCACAGGTAGAACATATTCAtcctttgctttgttttttcacaaaacatatGAGGAAAGTCCCAGTAGAGTTAATTGGaatacacattttatgtttaaacttCTTAATTTTTGCTCTTCCCCATAAGATTAACACATTTTGCATTATATAAATGCCATTTTTCTTGTTTCCCAATTTTAAGTGACTAAGAAAAATGGGTATGATGTATTTGGATATGACTAAGATGTTTTACtttggtgattaaaaaaaattattgagttAACCTAAACAGAGTAGAGCAATTTCTTAAATAagggttttatgtaaaaaatatatatatatagtttgaGTGTCCTCTCAGGCCATGATGGTTTGTCCTCCACAGGTAACCAGTCGTCTTACAGTGGGGGCCAGCTCAGCTCAGGGTACTCTGGTGGGTACAGCAGCCAAGGAAACATGGGCGGCTATAGTGAATATAGTGAGTGTCAGCTCTTAACTTTTCTTCTACCTTTGCTTTGACTTTAATTTCTAGGAGCTTTAGtaaatcacaattaaaaatgtttataaaaggcaaaagaaaaaaattgtaaaaagctTTGCAGCTGCTCAGTGATGAACTTCATCCTCAGTGTGTTTCCCatctttgcttttcttgttttgaaaggttattttctttttatacagttttttttatgtttagtgaGAACTGCTCatcttaaaaatgattttaacagcCTGCATTGGGCCACAGCATTATGGTAATTTTCTGCTACGCACTGTAAAACCTTGAAATAAACTTAAGTTTACTGTTATAAGaacaatgaaatatttgacaaacaAAAGGAAGTCAAGCATTGCTATGCtaaaaaagattaaagcaactgttttcttttgagAGTTGCTTTTTTTGATACTcatttagaaaaaccttttaataGCTGAGACACTACCTctaggtttaaaataaaaactgtatcTGTTAACACAAGCTTTCAATGTCTGGAAAGCTTGTGTTGGTTTTCTATTCAGTGGCCATAATATTAACCATTTTAACAGGTGTATAACATGATTTGTTGTGCATGACTACATGAATGAACTCTTGGGTCCTATGGTGTTTATTCTCTCTCTTGTTAGGTAACCAGGGCGGAATGGGAAGCAGTTACTACGGCGGTGGTGGAGGTGGAAGCAGAGGCTCAATGAATGGACTCGGTGGGGGATGGGGAatgtagtttctgtttttttttttttctttctcactcaacccttaattttatgtttttaactcGGCATTTTGCTGGAAGGACTGGAAATGTCTAGCTTTGTTAAACATAGGATGATGAGGGGAGGTCGTCTTTTGAAAAGTACAGAGGGGTgggatttgtattttttttaaggggGTGATTTACAAAGAGAAGTGTGATCATTTGTCATCACAAGAAGTGTATCTGAAGTGTTGTCTTCCCCATTCCTCCCAGACCTGACTCATTACAAAAACCACGTTAATGTCCCATTGTCCAGAAGTGTGACATTTTGTTCTCCGAACACCTGCCTGTTTCTGAAGGCTAACTCTTCCCATACTGGTGGACTTTACATTATTCAAGGAATGCATGAGCAGAAAACCTGTCGTATTTTTGGATGTTTGACCTCATTTTGCTTCTTACatgtttcagttaaaaatgtaaatcagaCTTCATGGTGTGCAGGTGTTTTGTTTCCTAATGTTATGACTGTTGATTGGACTTTTTTTGTGATGAGGGCTATGTGAATGGCAAATCTAAAATCTGCTACCATGGAAGTTTTTACAGCTTTGAATGctatttgtattttctgtgcACAAAGTGAATAAACTAGTCTGGAATACCTTAATGAAAGTAAAGCTggaaaaactggttttattgGTTTATCAAATAGATTTATAAAAGTCAATTATTTGCAGATTATATAAATGGTTTTTGCAGAAGTTGACAATCTACAAAGCTTCAATTTCATACATTCTTAAGTTTGATTATTTAAGATTCTACAGTtgtttacacacacactttcatcCAGTACTGAGGCAGCTGAAGTTAAATGAACTAACAGAAATCCTAGCAAAACTCAGCAGTTTTACATAGTATACATCCAGTTTTCTGTTATAAAAGACTAGTTACTAGAGATGCAACAATCAGGCTTTGTAGCtaatacattttgcaaaatatctACAAATTGAGATTTTTCATAGgtttttcttagattttatgCACCAAAGCATATGCATTTGATCTGCTGATCAGTGCAACTCAAGGGAAAACTGGCTGATTTAGACTGAATGGTCTAATCTTGTGTAGTACTTAGTGTTTTTCCTTCAgctaatgaaacatttaaaacctttttagtCAACAGTCATTGCAATCTTTAGTTCATCCTATCAGTGCTCTTAAAAAATGCAGTCCATACATACAAGTAAATGCACCTGAAATTCAAGTTGACCAACAATGAAACTCCAAACCTGGTTATAATTAGTATTGTACGCTCCTAACTTCAGTGGTTGGGTTTCTCCAGTGTTAGGAAGTCTGTAGAAACTTGTAAAGttctaaatgtttctgtcaggatGCTGTTGAGGAACTTCTCTGCAGCAAGAGCGAGTGACACACGTCGCACACTCTCACAGGCCGAGGGTAGGACGGTAAGGCTAGCTCGTTACTTGAACAAGTGTTGCAGTAGATGTCGCCGCAGTTTCTGCAGTGGTGCTGCAAGCAAAGACCTTAGATTGAAATCTCTGTCATGCTacatatcagaaaaaaatgggtaaaaaaaaaaaaatcacgtgGAAAAGCCAACCTTTCTACGCGAGATGGAGAACTCCTTCTGGCATTGCTTGCATTGTGTGGCTTCATCATCTTTCATCCATGCGTGGCCCTGTGGAGGTGGGTTTAAAAGTTAGCATCTTCCCTCTTCCAGCACCGTTATTCGCTCATCAATATGTTACCTTCAGGGCTTTGTTAACCTCCTTAAAGTCCTCCATCTTGAGTTTAGACCTTTGACAGGAATGAGGGcagaatcagaaatgttttgtgaagaaaaatattttggattaaCGTAGGGGGGGAATTCAATATACTTATAAGTAGGTACTAACTGGCTTAGATGCAGGCCCATTTCCTGTAGCGCCTGCTCCTGCTGTTCACACctttgctgcagctgctttttcTCCATCTTCAAATCCTGCAGCTCCTGCACCAGGAACACAAATGAATTGTTAAAAGTGTATTCCTGGAATGAATTAACTTCAAGTAAATATACTAATTTCTAAAGATGAACTTGTGTTTGTACTGTGAACTGACCGTGTGGAGGCcttgcagctgctgcagctgggtGCGGAGTTCGGTACTGTTGTCCTGTTCCCGTTGCAGAGCTTTCTGCAAGCTTTGTCTCTGTTCTCTCTCTGCACGCAGCTCATTCTCTAACCCCATTCTGTGTAAGAAAAGAGTCGCACATTAATTATGTACTTCAAATCAGCCTTTAAATTAATTCCATTTACCTCCTAAAAGGTTTCAGTCTGCAAAACCTTAACATTCGTgtcacagtttgtttgtttttagcgcTCTGCACATGTCACACCCTCTGCGTGTGTGCTAACCTTAACGTGTCCAGGTCTGTTAGCTGTTTCTGGAAAGCTTCGACTTTTGCTTCCAGCTCCACCCTCATGTCTTTGTCCGACTGGTCGGTTTGTTGACTCTGCTGCTCCGATTTCTGCAGTCTGAAATGTCAAGCAGGCGAATTAACCAACCCAGAACATTTTAGCAAGCAACACAAGCAAAACCCACTGGCACATACCGCTCCTCTAGTTCCACCGTAGCCTTCTCCATCTCGTTTATCCTCTGCTCCAGCTGCACCGCCTCGGCCTGCTTTTTCTCCACTTGTCGCCCTGAGTTCTGGGAGACCAACCAGCTTGTTCAAATGCGTGCACTCTGTGGTGGGTGGGGTGAAACAGCACACACGACCATTCCCACCTCTGCTTTATGGAACATCTGCAGGTTAAGAGTCTTGACCTGGTCAAGCTGGAGCCGTAAGGCTGCCAGAGTGTCCTGCTTCTCGTGGGTGTCCTTCTCCAGTAGCTTCATGGCCACCTCCATCTCCTTCTTTAGGCCCACCTGGAGCTCCAGCTCACGCTCCAACTCCTGGCATTCACATATTTAAACCCAAGACAGCAGGAGTCAAATATAGTTTAAGGCAAAAAATTTTAAGAATGAATATATGCAGCAAAAAGACCTATGATAACTCCACAGGCAGACGAGACAAATATTAGTCGTGCATTCGCCCAACCTGGCCTTTTTGTTTGCCAACAGCCATGTAGTGGACTCATCAAACGTGAAAGAAAGTGTTCTGTTCAAATaagaagaaatctgaaatgttcCTTTATTATGAGTGGCAGAAAACTTAACTCTGCATCCCTTATCCCCCAATAAGggatgcatgtttgaggaaggacaatagtgggaaaaaaaccccccaaaaaacaattgAAGTCCAGATTACAGTCACAGTTGCAAAGGAATGGctatcaaagcatattcatgtgttcgAATGGCTCAGTCACTCATTGCAACAATGCAGTAACAAACCTGGCGAATTCGCTTTTCTTCTTTGTATTGCTTCCACACCACAGTGTACATCTCATCCAAACCTTGTCGAGTCTGTTTGTATGTCTCCAGCTCCACCTGACTGTCCTGAAGCACTGCCTGAGAAGAAcaacaatgacaacaacaaacaaaataaaacagggttATATTCTGTAGCcttgtttaatttataaaaagcttTCAGTCTCTTCCTGCAAAATAGTTTCAAACCTCTTCCTTCTTCTGGCTCGTCAGCAGAATGGAATCATTCTCCTGCCTGAGCTGTTCCTGTTCCCCCTGCAGAGAGTTGATTCTGTCTGTTGCTGCTGT
This genomic interval carries:
- the rufy1 gene encoding RUN and FYVE domain-containing protein 1, producing the protein MADQTLEVNTAVEDHVEKPEPGEQEVSGLATDDEPTGSQCRDPPENTHPAAAENSWSAPILSLARKATETISSGMSYAAAPRKASQDSAVVSASEKEAENDLNSTAEKLPVVPTKDPMAIERSNLLSMMKLSIKVLIQSSLSLGRTLDSEYPPLQQFFLVLEHCLKHGLKAKKSFIGQNKSIWGPLELVEKLCPESANIATSARDLPGIRTGLGRARAWLHLALMQKKVADYLKTLLDRKDLLSEFYDAGALMLEEEGAVMGGLLVGLNVIDANLCIKGEDLDSQVAVIDFSLYLKDATSSETPKDDGKMTAILDQKHYIEELNRHLSGTVTDLQAKMDSLEKTNSKLMEELTAATDRINSLQGEQEQLRQENDSILLTSQKKEEAVLQDSQVELETYKQTRQGLDEMYTVVWKQYKEEKRIRQELERELELQVGLKKEMEVAMKLLEKDTHEKQDTLAALRLQLDQVKTLNLQMFHKAENSGRQVEKKQAEAVQLEQRINEMEKATVELEERLQKSEQQSQQTDQSDKDMRVELEAKVEAFQKQLTDLDTLRMGLENELRAEREQRQSLQKALQREQDNSTELRTQLQQLQGLHTELQDLKMEKKQLQQRCEQQEQALQEMGLHLSQSKLKMEDFKEVNKALKGHAWMKDDEATQCKQCQKEFSISRRKHHCRNCGDIYCNTCSSNELALPSYPRPVRVCDVCHSLLLQRSSSTAS
- the LOC114139078 gene encoding heterogeneous nuclear ribonucleoprotein H isoform X1 — protein: MADEGYVVRIRGLPWSCSVDEVQRFFSGCKILNNGSGIHFTYTREGRPSGEAFVELETEEDLKIAVKKDRETMGHRYVEVFKSNNVEMDWVMKHTGPNCPETAGDGLVRLRGLPFGCSKEEIVQFFSGLEIVPNGITLPVDIQGRSTGEAFVQFASQDIAEKALKKHKERIGHRYIEIFKSSRAEVRTHYEPQRKPMGMQRPGPYDRPSGGRGYNMMGRGGSYDRMRRGGYGGGVSDGRYGDGSSSFQSTTGHCVHMRGLPYRATETDIYNFFSPLNPVRVHIEIGPDGRVTGEADVEFATHEDAVAAMSKDKANMQHRYVELFLNSTAGGSNGAYGSQMMGGMSNQSSYSGGQLSSGYSGGYSSQGNMGGYSEYIR
- the LOC114139078 gene encoding heterogeneous nuclear ribonucleoprotein H isoform X2; translation: MADEGYVVRIRGLPWSCSVDEVQRFFSGCKILNNGSGIHFTYTREGRPSGEAFVELETEEDLKIAVKKDRETMGHRYVEVFKSNNVEMDWVMKHTGPNCPETAGDGLVRLRGLPFGCSKEEIVQFFSGLEIVPNGITLPVDIQGRSTGEAFVQFASQDIAEKALKKHKERIGHRYIEIFKSSRAEVRTHYEPQRKPMGMQRPGPYDRPSGGRGYNMMGRGGSYDRMRRGGYGGGVSDGRYGDGSSSFQSTTGHCVHMRGLPYRATETDIYNFFSPLNPVRVHIEIGPDGRVTGEADVEFATHEDAVAAMSKDKANMQHRYVELFLNSTAGGSNGAYGSQMMGGMSNQSSYSGGQLSSGYSGGYSSQGNMGGYSEYSNQGGMGSSYYGGGGGGSRGSMNGLGGGWGM